The DNA sequence GAATGGGACGTGGGATCTCCATGGTACCGTCCGACTCGCGTCAATCACGTGACCAGCGGCAGCGAATTTGGCTGGCGTTCCGGAACGGGCAAATGGCCCGCTTACTATCCTGACAGTCTGCCGGCTGTAGTAAATATCGGTCAGGGCTCGCCCACAGGGATTGTTTTCGGGACCGGAACCAAATTCCCGGCGAAGTACCAGCGATCGCTGTTCATCTCCGACTGGAGCTACGGCATCATTTACGCCGTGCATATGAAACCCGAGGGAGCGTCTTACGTCGCGACCTATGAAAAATTTGCCTCGGCAACCCCGCTGCCGGTTACCGATCTGGTTGTCAATCCGGCTGATGGCGCGCTTTATTTTACTATTGGTGGACGCCGCACTCAGTCCGGCCTGTACCGGATTACCTACACCGGGAAAGAATCGACGACTCCCGTGTCGGCGACTCCAGCCGAGTTGGCCGGTTACCGGGCACTGCGTCGTGATCTGGAAAAATATCACGAACATCAAAACGAAGAAGTTGTTTACAAGGTCTGGCCTTACCTGGGACATGCCGATCGTCACATTCGTTTTGCAGCCCGGATTGCCCTGGAACATCAGCCTGTCGAACAGTGGCAGAACTGTGTGTTGATCGAACAGGATCCCGCTACGCTGATCAATGCAGGGATCGCGCTGGCCCGGAATGGGAAACCAGCAGTGAAACACGCACTGCTGGAAAAATTGAATGGCCTCGACTGGGCAGCATTATCTCAGACCGAGAAAATGGATCTGCTGCGTCTCTATCAGCTCGTCTTCATCAGACTCGGTGAACCGACCGAGCGGGAACGGATTGATGTCCTGGCGCAAATCGACAAGTCTTATCCTGCCAGTGATGTCTTCATGAACCGGGAACTCAGTCGTCTGCTGGTTTATCTGAACGCACCGAAAGTGATCGAGCGAACTCTGGCACTTCAGGACAAAGCCCTGACCCAGGAAGAGCAGATTCACTATGCCAAGGTACTCAGCAGTCTGGCCAGTGGCTGGAACAATGATCTGCGAAAGCGTTATTTCGAATGGTATCTGAAGTCGATTGCTCACAAGGGCGGGAGATCATTTGATAAGTTCCTGGTTAACATCCGTGCGGAAGCCATCAAAACGCTGACCGATGCGGAAGAGAAAGCCCTCAAGCCGGTTCTGGAAATCAATCTGGAAAAAGCCGAACCGGTATCTCAGGGGCCGCCAAGACCGGTTGTGAAAAAATGGACCGTTGATGAACTGTTACACGCAGCCAATAACGATAATGGCCAGCGGAACTTTGAACGGGGCCGTGAAATGTTTGCTGTGGCAGCCTGTTTCAAATGTCATCGGTTTGCCGGTGAAGGGGGAACCATTGGACCCGACCTGACCGGCGTCGGTGGGCGTTTCAATGCCCAGAACCTGCTCGAATCGATTATCGAACCTTCCAAGGTTATTTCCGATCAGTACGCCTCCACCATGTTCATTCTGGATGATGGTCGCGTTGTCAACGGGCGGGTCATTAACCTGAGTGGTAAAAACCTGATGGTGCTGACTGATATGACCAATCCCAGTGATCTGGCATCAATTAACCGCGATAGCGTTGAGGAGATGATGCCTTCCAAATCATCCATGATGCCGACCGGGCTGGTGGATACGCTGACGAAGGAAGAAGCCCTTGATCTGCTCGCCTACCTGCGATCTGGTGGGAATTCAAAACACGAGCTGTTTAAGAAGAAGGACTAGAATCAGCGCGAAGTACCTTGTTTCCCCATTGAAGTACTTCGCAACTGCTGATTAACTTATCTTGCTATGACGTAGACTCCTGATTTCCATCCCGGAATCAGGAGTCTACTTTTCTTTCGGGACAACTGTCTGAATCAATGCGGGGCTGAGGCGGAACAATGAATGATTCACAATACATCACACGCCGGGACTTGCTGGCCAGTGCTGCTGCACTCGCGTGTGGCGTTTCTACCCAACGTGGCTATGCGACTTTGAAAAATCAGGTGAAGCCAAAATCGGTCGCAGCGGTGATCTCCATTTATGAGCCAGGGACTCACGCTGATGTGCTGATTGGGAAAATTCTGGAGGGCTGGAAACAGGACGGCGGTCCGGGACCTGCACTGAAGCTGTCATCTTTATATGTAGATCAGGTTTCTGATCGGGACCTCTCTCGCCGGATGGCTGAAAAATATAGCATACCTGTTTTCGATACGATCGAAAAAACAGTCACGGTGGGTGGTGATCAGATACCCGTGGATGCTGTTATCAGTATCGGGGAGCACGGTGACTACCCCTTCAATGAAAAAGGTCAGCAGCTCTATCCGCGGCGTCGTTTTTTTAAAGAGATAACCGACACCTTCCGCAAGTATCAGCGGGTTGTACCTGTTTTCAATGATAAGCATCCCGGACCGGTCTGGAATGATGCCAAATGGATGTATGATCGTGCCCGGGAGATGAAAATCCCTTTCATGGCCGGTTCTTCTCTGCCCCTCACATATCGGAAACCGGAAATCAAAGTTCCCCCAGGGTCTGAAATTGAAGCGGCGGTCGGCATCGGTTACTCGGGGCTCGACATCTATGGCATTCATGCCCTCGAGAGCTTTCAGTGCCTGGTGGAACGCCGCCGGGGAGCAGAAACAGGCGTGAAATGGGTTCAATACCTGGAGGGAGATGCCATGTGGGCCGTACTCGATCAGGGGATTGTCTCGCAGTCTCTCTTCGATGCGGCACTCGCTGAGGTGCCGAAAGTCAGGGAAGGGGATGTCCGTAAAGATCCTGATGCGGGGCTGTTCCTGTTTCAATACAACGATGGGTTCATGGGAGCCGTCTTCATGCTGCAGTCCGTGAATCGAACGTCAGTGGCCCTGAAGCTCAAAGGTCAGCCACAACCGCTGGCGACCCAGTTCGAAGAACGTACCGAACCCGCGCATCCGCATTTCGCCTACCTGCTGAAGGCCATCGAACGCATGTTCCATACGGGACAACCCAGTTATCCCGTCGAGCGAACGCTGTTAACCAGCGGGATCCTCGATCGTACTCTGAATTCAAGGTTTCAGGGCGGAAAAAAACTGCAGACGCCCGAACTGGCGATTCATTATCAGCCCGTCGATTATCCTCACGCTCCCCTGCCTGATCTGAGCTCCAATCCGTCACTGCCGTTACCTGAATGAACCAGATAGACGGCCATCGACTCCGGATGTGTCGCTTTCAAATGGTTGTCAGCTCAGTTCGATCGGTCGGCCAGTTTTTCTTTGCGTTTGACGTGCAGTAGGACGGGGATGGAAGTCTGTCTGCCTTCCTGATCAGCACGCAGGTGGAACAGCCGGGTTGTTTCAGGCACCCATTTCGCGGCGGTCAGGTAGAATGTTCGTTCGCTCTGATCGTCCAGCAGCAATAAACCGTTCAGGCCGATGTTGTCGACAAACACGCCGTGTGGCAGATTTCGGCCGGCATATTCACGACCAAAGCCGACGACACCTTTGTAACCATCCCTCAGCACCACGACTTTGGCTGCGATTGTTTCACCTGGATGGATCGTCAACTCCAGCGGTTTATCTGGGATTTCTGCCAGTTGATCTCCTGCGATACTCAATCCGTCTGAATCGAGGGCAACCATCCGAATCATCAGACGCGGCTTCTTCTGAACCTGGACCACGCCGAGAGGATTGACATTATGGCTGACTTCTTTGCCCACGATGGTCGCGGTGGCGGAGACGTTTACACTCTTATATCGAGCATCCGATGGGCGAGGAGCAACCAGGGGGCCGTCCGTTTCCTCAACAGGATCGGCGTAAATTGTCCCATAAGCCCGGTCGTGACCAGCCTGAATGATGATGGGACTGGTAACATGCAGGCCAGGGGGAACATCAGAAATGTCCACGCGGATCGGACCATCAAAACCATCAATTCGCTGGGCGACCAGTTCAATTTCCTGTCCACTGCCAGCGTTGACCTTGGGATTGGCTCCATTCAGTGTCACTTTGAAATCGGGCTGACGGGGACGAACTGTCAGATCATAATGAAAATCCTGCCCTTGAAAACCTCGCACGTCCGAGACACGCACTAGGTAGGTGCCGTCCTTGGGGGCTTTGAAGATCAGTCGCGAGTCATCTCCCAGTTCGCGTCTGCCATCGTCGTTGTTCTCGTAATAGATCGTAAACACCGGGAGTCCATTGGGAGGCAGTTCGGTTCCCGCAGGATAGGGATCGACGATATAGCAGGGTTCGTGTAATGCATGCGTAATCGGCGAGGTGCCAAAATAGGTATAGCGCCGACCGAGACCCGGATAAACGTTGAAGCCCGAGTCGGGACCACGGGGATAGAGCCAGAGTTTGACGACTTCCCCGTTGCAATACAGGTACTCATTCAATTCCATCTCCCGCCAGTTGTGGATGCGGAAATCGTTGACGATGTTGGAATCCTTGCCGCGGAAGGTGAAATACGAGTCACGTACCGCCCGCAACAAGATGCGGGGAATCTGGTTGCCTTCTGCATCCAGAACTTCAATTTTGGAATCGAGCTTTGATTTCTTACGGGCGGCGTTGGTTTCAATCAGCCATTCCTGGCCCGCTTTGGATTGGAACTGGTACAGGTCGACATCGGTCTGTCCGGACTGAGAGCCATTGATCAGACCGCTGGCGACGACAGAGACTCCCTTGAGAGGCGTCGCCTGCCCAGGCTGGTTGTTGGGTTCCTGTTCTTTAATCTGCACTGTTTCAGCAGAAGCCATCGGTGTGAATTTATCTGTTTCAGGGGACTGTCGGGCAATAATCTGTCCGGTCCTGCCTGCAGGCAGACTGGCAGGCAGGGTAAACCGTTTCAGCTGTCCGTTACTGAAGCCCACGATGGCTGTCTGTGAATCGGGTGCGAAAGCGACCGACGTGGGGATTGCGGGCAGATTTTCAATTACATGCAGTAACTGCAACTGGTCTGCATCCCAGATTTTCAGTGAACGGTCATCCGAAATGGAAGCCAGCCATTTCCCATCCGGGGAATAAGTGATCTGAATCACCGGGCTTTCATGCGCGAAGCGGGCAATCACCAGTGGATTGATTCGTGCTGACTTCCGGGAAACAAATCGCCATTTGCGGATCCGGTTATCGGCTCCCGTAGCGACGATGTAGTTCCCATCCGGGCTGAAGTTCACTGATGTCTGTTCTTTGAGAGGCTGACTCAGTGTATCCAGCCGTTCTCCCGTGGCGACCTGCCAGACTTTGACTGTTGCATCTGCAGAGGCACTCGCGAGTGCCGTCGAATCAGGGCTGAATGCGAGATCAAAAATCGCACCGTTGTGCCCGCTTAACGTTCTGACTTTTTTGCCGGTTGCGATATCCCAGAGAATAATGTTGTTATCGTAACTTCCGGTCGCCAGCCATTTCTGGTCCGGGCTGACCTGTGCTGCATAGAGAACATCTTTATGGCCTACAAATTCGTGAAGCTTTTTCCCGGTACCCACTTCCCAGATGTCCGCCTGTCCGAACAGCCCTGTCGTTCCCGAAGATGTGATCAGCCACTTGCCATCGTTACTGAAGCGAACCGAATTCACTTTACCGGGCAGACCTTTGATGGTGCGTACCAGTTTGTTCGATTTCCCTGATAGCAGGTCAATCTCCGAGAAACGGGCGATGGCAATCAGGTCGCTTGCAGGAGACCAGACCAGGGATGCAATCGGTTTGGAGATTCCCTGTGCCGGTTTGATCTCAGGAACGGTCAATTCCATCCGCAACGGTTCCTTGCCTGAGGGGCCTTTAGCGCCCTGATTGATCCATTCTGTCAGTACCGCGATTTCAGCATCAGTCAGTTTCTCGCCGCTGTCTTCCGGAGGCATTACCGGTTTAAGTTCGCCCTTGATCATGCGGATCAGGCGACTCGATTGACTGTCACCCGGCAGGACCGCAGGGCCGTGTTCTCCCCCTTTCAGTAGGTCAGTGAAAGTCTCTGTCGAGAATTTTCCTTCCCCATCGTCTGCTGTATGACAGCCTTCACAATATTTGCGGAGCAGGGGAGCGACCTGTTTTGAATAATCAATGGGCGCTTCCGCAGCCGGGACTGACTGCGGGAGAATCAGCAGCAGGCAGGCAGTAGCCAACAGGAATTTATCAGAAAATTTCAACATGGATAGCCTCAAGTGAGCGACTTTAAATCATGGTATGAATGTTGTTTATGAGTTCGATCTCATCAATGGTTAAACAGAAACTCGCGGCTGCTGAGCACGCCCCAGAACAGGTCTTCTACGACCTGGCGTCTCTCTGCCTGCGGGGTCTCTTTCAGAATATTGAGCAACTGGGTGTTTTCCTCTGGAGTGGGTTTCCGCGAGAGGCACAGCAGATAAATCTGCTCCACCAGTTCCTGGTCTGACTGTTTGGCATTCAGCAGTTTTGTGACCCGACTTTCTTTGGCTTTGAGCTTGTTATTGATGGTGTCGCCATTCGAGAGGTGCAGCACCTGAACCATCGTTGGTTCTTCGGAACGCTCGCATTCACAGGTAATCATCCGCTCGTTGCGTCCAAACGTTTTCAGGAAGTAGGAGATCACAGACGAATCATATAATTGAATTGCCCGGGTCCCTTTGGGATAGAAGTCGGTATTCTGCGGATTTGGTTCGTAATACTTCGTGAATTCATCCGGTACTTCAGTGACCTGCGAAATGGCATCCAGCAGGACTTCGGCCATCATCCGCCGGGGATAGTAGCGGGAGTAGAATCGTTTTTCGTCTTTGTTTTCAGGCAGAGGTTGACTGCTGCGTTGATAAGCAGCT is a window from the Gimesia benthica genome containing:
- a CDS encoding c-type cytochrome translates to MIQALKTLCIATSVLLVSQAMLAAKDSSAPDSTQVWIFKQKEHGWTPYRDCTLDVKDNLLQVNSTGKDPHFGRELKSPAGWKKVKVRLRAPYRLRGELYWKTEQKNGYADERSDKFDTRGNNKDWQDLTFVFYADSPLTGLRFDPSSRKGLVEIESISLEDSEPPRSATATPVDQIKLLEGYKVELLYSVPTDVEGSWVSMTIDPKGRLIASDQYGALYRITPAKIGAKTNDTQVEKLNVDMGMAHGLLYAFDSLYAVVNGGDKRPSGLYRLKDTNGDDQFDDVQFLREIKGAGEHGPHAIILSPDKKSLYIAAGNHTDLPNPEKSLVPRNWDEDLLLPRLWDARGHAAGKLAPGGWICRTDPEGKEFELVSSGFRNEYDIAFNPEGELFTYDADMEWDVGSPWYRPTRVNHVTSGSEFGWRSGTGKWPAYYPDSLPAVVNIGQGSPTGIVFGTGTKFPAKYQRSLFISDWSYGIIYAVHMKPEGASYVATYEKFASATPLPVTDLVVNPADGALYFTIGGRRTQSGLYRITYTGKESTTPVSATPAELAGYRALRRDLEKYHEHQNEEVVYKVWPYLGHADRHIRFAARIALEHQPVEQWQNCVLIEQDPATLINAGIALARNGKPAVKHALLEKLNGLDWAALSQTEKMDLLRLYQLVFIRLGEPTERERIDVLAQIDKSYPASDVFMNRELSRLLVYLNAPKVIERTLALQDKALTQEEQIHYAKVLSSLASGWNNDLRKRYFEWYLKSIAHKGGRSFDKFLVNIRAEAIKTLTDAEEKALKPVLEINLEKAEPVSQGPPRPVVKKWTVDELLHAANNDNGQRNFERGREMFAVAACFKCHRFAGEGGTIGPDLTGVGGRFNAQNLLESIIEPSKVISDQYASTMFILDDGRVVNGRVINLSGKNLMVLTDMTNPSDLASINRDSVEEMMPSKSSMMPTGLVDTLTKEEALDLLAYLRSGGNSKHELFKKKD
- a CDS encoding c-type cytochrome domain-containing protein, giving the protein MLKFSDKFLLATACLLLILPQSVPAAEAPIDYSKQVAPLLRKYCEGCHTADDGEGKFSTETFTDLLKGGEHGPAVLPGDSQSSRLIRMIKGELKPVMPPEDSGEKLTDAEIAVLTEWINQGAKGPSGKEPLRMELTVPEIKPAQGISKPIASLVWSPASDLIAIARFSEIDLLSGKSNKLVRTIKGLPGKVNSVRFSNDGKWLITSSGTTGLFGQADIWEVGTGKKLHEFVGHKDVLYAAQVSPDQKWLATGSYDNNIILWDIATGKKVRTLSGHNGAIFDLAFSPDSTALASASADATVKVWQVATGERLDTLSQPLKEQTSVNFSPDGNYIVATGADNRIRKWRFVSRKSARINPLVIARFAHESPVIQITYSPDGKWLASISDDRSLKIWDADQLQLLHVIENLPAIPTSVAFAPDSQTAIVGFSNGQLKRFTLPASLPAGRTGQIIARQSPETDKFTPMASAETVQIKEQEPNNQPGQATPLKGVSVVASGLINGSQSGQTDVDLYQFQSKAGQEWLIETNAARKKSKLDSKIEVLDAEGNQIPRILLRAVRDSYFTFRGKDSNIVNDFRIHNWREMELNEYLYCNGEVVKLWLYPRGPDSGFNVYPGLGRRYTYFGTSPITHALHEPCYIVDPYPAGTELPPNGLPVFTIYYENNDDGRRELGDDSRLIFKAPKDGTYLVRVSDVRGFQGQDFHYDLTVRPRQPDFKVTLNGANPKVNAGSGQEIELVAQRIDGFDGPIRVDISDVPPGLHVTSPIIIQAGHDRAYGTIYADPVEETDGPLVAPRPSDARYKSVNVSATATIVGKEVSHNVNPLGVVQVQKKPRLMIRMVALDSDGLSIAGDQLAEIPDKPLELTIHPGETIAAKVVVLRDGYKGVVGFGREYAGRNLPHGVFVDNIGLNGLLLLDDQSERTFYLTAAKWVPETTRLFHLRADQEGRQTSIPVLLHVKRKEKLADRSN